The Desulfovibrio sp. Huiquan2017 genome includes a window with the following:
- a CDS encoding SemiSWEET transporter encodes MQVDFLELIGLAAGCCTTAAFFPQVLHTWRTRSVADLSLRMYLLLTLGVLMWLIYGVATGSLAVTLANAVTLVLAVSILVMKLVYGKPSRKAFDHRPK; translated from the coding sequence ATGCAAGTGGATTTTCTTGAACTCATAGGCCTTGCGGCCGGATGCTGTACCACGGCGGCCTTCTTCCCTCAGGTCCTGCACACCTGGCGGACCCGCTCGGTGGCGGACCTTTCCCTGCGCATGTACCTGCTGCTTACCCTGGGTGTTCTCATGTGGCTGATCTACGGCGTCGCCACCGGTTCTTTGGCCGTGACCCTGGCCAATGCCGTCACCCTGGTGCTGGCCGTGTCCATTCTGGTCATGAAGCTTGTCTACGGCAAGCCGTCACGCAAGGCGTTCGATCACCGTCCCAAATAA
- a CDS encoding ribonuclease catalytic domain-containing protein, protein MAKIIPLGPTIRPGTVVEFMHGDQPQLAWVLEESSGKLRLLTINKREMKLPAARLLPWQGPTLSADVSRQDIQNILNERQETRGEIQAGLDVMELWELAQGEVESAPLSWFADLLWEEWDADRLAALGRAMLQAKTHFKFRPPVFEIWPAEKVEQKLRQQAEGKEREAITAAGQTLLGELWGAYNQGRKPRLAELAPDLADGLSRILRGKVGETLDEEDRKTWAAIAKGLPDVPHLALLLAQTWGILPPHHNYHLDEAEYAWGGGWSESFTNEINELKRRFSNHVQAPESGNPVSIDASTTRDIDDAFSIEKHGAGYKLSIVLARPEAHWTFGSPLDKAVLHRASSLYLPEGTSHMMPERLGTGLYSLIEGEARPALITDFYLDGDGTLEKVEPRTAWVRVKTNTTYEAADRAIAERTDPALMLAHELAAHLLERRLASGACVIRKPEPIVSLSGDGAQTEVDITLKTPSPRSELVISEFMILANSGLALWARDNGVPLLHRTQDIALPPEAAGIFTEPAEILRSVKLLLPPTLETSPKRHAALGVPAYAPITSPLRRYTDFINMAQVETFLASGEPRLNRDELDQLITHLNMRIQAVGMVQRFRPRYWKLVYLAKRRREFQPAVLVDEAGPMATLSMPHLQINVRAPKKMLGDKLYPGQKFMINFSRIDPLTNEIRLSEALEE, encoded by the coding sequence ATGGCTAAAATAATCCCCCTCGGCCCCACCATCCGCCCCGGCACGGTGGTGGAATTCATGCACGGCGACCAGCCTCAACTCGCCTGGGTGCTGGAGGAATCGTCCGGCAAGCTCCGTCTGCTGACCATCAACAAGCGGGAAATGAAGTTGCCCGCCGCCCGGCTACTCCCTTGGCAGGGGCCGACATTGTCCGCGGACGTGTCCCGCCAGGACATCCAGAACATCCTGAACGAGCGCCAGGAAACGCGCGGCGAAATCCAGGCGGGACTGGATGTCATGGAGCTGTGGGAACTGGCCCAAGGCGAAGTGGAATCCGCGCCCCTGTCGTGGTTCGCGGACCTTCTCTGGGAGGAATGGGATGCGGACAGGCTGGCCGCTTTAGGGCGTGCCATGCTCCAGGCCAAGACCCACTTCAAATTCCGCCCACCCGTATTCGAGATCTGGCCCGCCGAAAAGGTAGAGCAAAAGCTCCGGCAACAGGCCGAGGGAAAAGAGCGCGAGGCCATCACCGCCGCCGGGCAAACCCTGCTCGGGGAACTCTGGGGGGCCTACAACCAAGGCCGCAAGCCGCGCCTGGCCGAACTGGCCCCGGACCTGGCCGACGGGCTTTCCCGCATTCTCAGGGGCAAGGTGGGCGAAACCCTGGACGAAGAGGACCGCAAGACCTGGGCGGCCATCGCCAAGGGGCTGCCCGACGTGCCGCACCTGGCCCTGCTCCTGGCCCAGACATGGGGTATCCTGCCGCCGCACCACAACTACCACCTGGACGAGGCCGAGTATGCGTGGGGTGGCGGATGGTCGGAATCCTTCACCAATGAAATCAATGAATTGAAAAGACGCTTTTCCAATCATGTCCAGGCTCCCGAGAGTGGGAACCCAGTGTCCATCGACGCCAGCACCACCCGCGACATCGACGACGCCTTCAGTATCGAAAAACACGGCGCGGGATACAAACTGTCCATCGTCCTGGCCCGACCCGAGGCTCACTGGACCTTCGGCTCGCCCCTGGACAAGGCGGTCCTGCACCGGGCCTCCAGCCTATATCTGCCCGAAGGCACCAGCCACATGATGCCCGAGCGGCTCGGCACCGGCCTGTACTCCCTGATTGAGGGGGAAGCGCGCCCGGCCCTGATCACGGATTTCTATCTGGATGGCGACGGCACCTTGGAGAAGGTCGAGCCGCGCACGGCCTGGGTCCGGGTCAAAACCAACACCACTTACGAGGCCGCGGACCGGGCCATCGCGGAGCGGACCGATCCAGCCCTGATGCTGGCCCATGAACTGGCCGCCCACCTTCTGGAGCGGCGGCTGGCCTCGGGCGCCTGCGTGATCCGCAAGCCCGAGCCCATCGTCAGCCTGAGCGGCGACGGCGCACAAACCGAGGTGGACATAACACTCAAGACGCCCAGCCCGCGCTCGGAACTGGTCATCAGCGAATTCATGATCCTGGCCAATTCGGGGCTCGCCCTGTGGGCCAGGGACAACGGTGTGCCCCTGCTCCACCGCACCCAGGACATAGCCCTACCCCCGGAAGCTGCGGGCATCTTCACCGAACCAGCCGAAATCCTGCGCTCGGTCAAGCTGCTTCTGCCGCCCACTCTGGAGACCTCGCCCAAGCGCCACGCTGCCCTGGGCGTCCCGGCCTATGCGCCCATCACCTCGCCGTTGCGGCGCTACACCGACTTCATCAACATGGCCCAGGTCGAAACCTTCCTAGCCTCGGGCGAACCGCGCTTGAACCGCGACGAACTGGATCAGTTGATCACCCACCTGAACATGCGCATCCAGGCGGTAGGCATGGTGCAGCGTTTCCGTCCCCGATACTGGAAACTGGTCTACTTGGCCAAGCGCCGCCGCGAATTCCAGCCCGCCGTGCTGGTGGACGAGGCCGGCCCCATGGCCACCCTGTCCATGCCGCATCTCCAAATCAACGTGCGCGCACCCAAGAAAATGCTCGGCGACAAGCTCTACCCGGGCCAGAAATTCATGATAAATTTCTCGCGCATTGACCCGCTGACCAACGAAATCCGGTTGAGCGAAGCCCTAGAAGAATGA